One window of Dechloromonas sp. ZY10 genomic DNA carries:
- a CDS encoding indolepyruvate ferredoxin oxidoreductase family protein, with the protein MSHADSVLRSEAGAVARLDDRYTSTGRVYLTGTQALIRLPMLQRERDLAAGLNTAGFVSGYRGSPLGPLDQGLWKAKQHLADHHISFQPGLNEDLAATAVWGSQQVGLFPGARYDGVFGLWYGKGPGVDRCGDVFRHANAAGSARYGGVLVVAGDDHAAKSSTLPHQTEHIFKAVLMPVLYPANIQEYIEYGLHGWALSRYSGCWVAFKALADTVETSASVNVDPAAVNIVLPQDFALPPDGLNIRWPDPPLEQEKRLLNLKLYAALAYCRANRLDRLVIDSPQPRLGILTAGKSYLDVRQALDELGIDEALAAQIGIRLYKVGMVWPLEPEGVRRFAEGLEEILVVEEKRQLLEYQLKEELYNWRDDVRPRVIGKFDEKGEWTVEGEGGYLAHADWLLPATGELPVATIAKVIAARIGRFFTSPAIHARLDLIAQKQKASQTPLVLAERKPHFCSGCPHNTSTQVPEGSRAVAGIGCHYMVTWMGRNTATYTHMGGEGVPWVGQAPFTEEKHIFANLGDGTYFHSGILAIRQALAAKVAITYKILYNDAVAMTGGQPVDGQLSIPRLTRQLAAEGVEKVVIVTNDPDKYAEVTDLATPGGRALPIFHRDELDQVQRELREYPGVSVLIYDQMCATEARRRRKRGKLPPVARRVVIHPEVCEGCGDCSRQSNCLSVVPLETPFGTKRAIDQSACNQDFSCLKGFCPSFVTLDGVRLKKGAGLAPPAAGKDAISTVDREHWGILPLPALPPTAVPYNLLLTGVGGMGVITVGALIGMAAHLDGKGVSVLDMTGLAQKYGAVFSHLRIADRAEDIHAVRIATGEAHALIGGDLVVSAGSEALSKLLAGQSRVLVNSAETPTADFTRQRDWKLPGAALQQRLVETVGATAVHFIDAQGLALRLMGDAIYTNLLLLGHAWQMGLVPVSLAALERAIELNGTAVAANLEALDWGRRAAVFPERVAALAGPLQPPPVGEISLDALIEQRAQHLTAYQDGELAARYRHRIATLRALGDEVLTRLVAVQYARLLAPKDEYEVARLFVESDFLARLKEQFEPLAAGQALRPSFHLVPPWGRRAGADGRPRKQAFGPWLLPWLRLLAAGRHWRGRWFDPLRLSAENALARELLTAYESDLDLILQRGSGPQARELAAWPSEVRGFGPIKAAAAAAACQSRQAMRAALPAAPLANG; encoded by the coding sequence ATGAGCCATGCCGATTCCGTACTGCGCAGCGAAGCCGGGGCCGTTGCCCGGCTTGATGATCGCTATACCAGCACCGGCCGGGTCTATCTGACCGGCACCCAGGCCTTGATTCGCCTGCCAATGCTGCAGCGCGAGCGCGACCTTGCCGCCGGCCTGAATACCGCCGGCTTCGTGTCCGGTTATCGCGGCAGCCCGCTCGGGCCGCTCGATCAGGGCTTGTGGAAGGCCAAACAACATCTCGCTGACCACCACATCAGCTTCCAGCCGGGACTCAACGAGGACCTGGCGGCGACCGCCGTGTGGGGTAGCCAGCAGGTCGGGCTGTTTCCCGGTGCCCGTTACGACGGCGTGTTCGGCCTGTGGTACGGCAAGGGGCCGGGCGTCGACCGCTGCGGCGACGTCTTCCGCCACGCCAATGCCGCCGGCTCGGCGCGTTATGGCGGAGTGCTGGTGGTCGCCGGCGACGATCATGCGGCTAAGTCCTCGACCCTGCCGCACCAGACCGAGCACATCTTCAAGGCGGTGCTGATGCCGGTGCTCTATCCGGCGAATATTCAGGAATACATCGAGTACGGCCTGCACGGCTGGGCGCTCAGCCGCTATTCCGGCTGCTGGGTCGCGTTCAAGGCGCTGGCCGACACGGTCGAGACGTCGGCCTCGGTCAACGTCGATCCGGCAGCGGTCAACATCGTGCTGCCGCAGGATTTCGCGCTGCCGCCGGACGGCCTCAACATCCGCTGGCCGGACCCGCCGCTGGAGCAGGAAAAGCGCCTGCTCAACCTCAAACTGTATGCCGCGCTGGCTTATTGCCGGGCCAATCGCCTCGACCGTCTGGTGATCGACTCGCCGCAGCCGCGTCTCGGCATCCTCACCGCCGGCAAGAGCTATCTCGATGTGCGCCAGGCGCTCGACGAACTGGGTATCGACGAGGCGCTGGCAGCGCAGATCGGCATCCGCCTGTACAAGGTCGGGATGGTCTGGCCCCTGGAGCCGGAAGGCGTGCGCCGTTTCGCCGAGGGGCTGGAGGAAATTCTGGTCGTCGAGGAAAAGCGGCAACTGCTCGAATACCAGCTCAAGGAGGAACTCTACAACTGGCGCGACGACGTGCGCCCGCGGGTGATCGGCAAATTCGACGAAAAAGGCGAGTGGACCGTGGAAGGCGAGGGCGGCTACCTGGCGCACGCCGACTGGCTGCTGCCGGCGACCGGCGAACTACCGGTGGCGACGATTGCCAAGGTGATCGCGGCCCGCATCGGCCGCTTCTTCACCTCGCCGGCGATTCATGCCCGGCTCGACCTGATCGCGCAGAAGCAGAAGGCCAGCCAGACGCCGCTGGTCTTGGCCGAGCGCAAGCCGCATTTCTGTTCCGGCTGCCCGCACAACACCTCGACCCAGGTGCCGGAAGGTTCGCGGGCGGTGGCCGGGATCGGCTGCCACTACATGGTGACCTGGATGGGGCGCAATACCGCGACCTATACCCACATGGGCGGCGAAGGCGTGCCCTGGGTCGGCCAGGCGCCGTTTACTGAGGAAAAGCACATCTTCGCCAACCTTGGCGACGGCACCTACTTCCATTCCGGCATCCTGGCGATCCGCCAGGCGCTGGCGGCCAAGGTCGCGATCACCTACAAGATCCTCTACAACGATGCGGTGGCGATGACCGGCGGCCAGCCGGTCGACGGCCAGCTGAGCATTCCGCGCCTGACCCGGCAATTGGCGGCGGAAGGCGTCGAGAAGGTGGTGATCGTCACCAACGATCCCGATAAATATGCCGAAGTCACCGATCTGGCCACGCCGGGTGGCCGGGCCTTGCCGATCTTTCATCGCGACGAACTCGACCAGGTTCAGCGCGAACTGCGCGAATATCCCGGCGTCTCGGTGCTGATCTACGACCAGATGTGCGCCACCGAAGCACGGCGCCGGCGCAAGCGCGGCAAGCTGCCGCCGGTGGCGCGGCGGGTGGTGATCCATCCCGAGGTTTGCGAAGGCTGCGGCGATTGTTCGCGGCAATCGAACTGCCTGTCGGTGGTGCCACTGGAAACCCCGTTCGGGACCAAGCGGGCAATCGACCAGTCGGCCTGCAACCAGGATTTCTCCTGCCTCAAGGGCTTTTGCCCAAGCTTCGTGACGCTCGACGGCGTGCGCCTGAAGAAGGGGGCCGGGCTGGCGCCGCCGGCTGCCGGAAAAGATGCAATTTCCACGGTCGACCGTGAACATTGGGGCATATTGCCGCTGCCGGCCTTGCCGCCGACCGCTGTCCCCTACAACCTGCTGCTCACCGGCGTCGGCGGCATGGGCGTGATCACCGTCGGGGCGCTGATCGGGATGGCGGCGCACCTCGACGGCAAGGGCGTCTCGGTGCTCGACATGACCGGGCTGGCGCAGAAGTACGGGGCGGTCTTCTCGCACCTGCGCATTGCTGACCGGGCGGAGGATATCCACGCGGTGCGGATCGCGACCGGCGAGGCGCATGCGCTGATCGGCGGCGACCTGGTGGTCAGCGCCGGCAGTGAGGCGCTGTCCAAGCTACTCGCCGGGCAGAGCCGGGTCCTGGTCAATAGTGCCGAAACGCCGACCGCCGACTTCACCCGCCAGCGTGACTGGAAACTGCCGGGGGCGGCCTTGCAGCAACGCCTGGTCGAGACGGTCGGGGCGACTGCCGTGCACTTCATCGACGCCCAGGGTTTGGCCTTGCGGCTGATGGGCGATGCGATCTACACCAACCTGCTGCTGCTCGGCCACGCCTGGCAGATGGGGCTGGTGCCGGTCAGCCTGGCGGCGCTGGAGCGGGCGATCGAACTCAACGGCACGGCGGTCGCGGCCAATCTCGAAGCCCTTGACTGGGGGCGGCGGGCCGCCGTCTTCCCGGAACGGGTCGCCGCCCTGGCCGGTCCGTTGCAGCCGCCGCCGGTCGGGGAAATCTCGCTCGACGCGCTGATCGAGCAGCGGGCGCAACACCTGACTGCCTATCAGGATGGCGAACTAGCCGCCCGCTACCGGCATCGCATCGCCACCCTGCGCGCGCTGGGCGATGAGGTGCTGACCCGGCTGGTGGCGGTGCAGTATGCGCGGCTGCTGGCGCCCAAGGACGAATACGAGGTCGCCCGCCTCTTCGTCGAGAGCGATTTTCTGGCTCGGCTCAAGGAGCAGTTCGAGCCGCTGGCAGCGGGCCAGGCCTTGCGTCCGAGTTTTCATCTGGTGCCGCCATGGGGGCGGCGGGCGGGGGCCGACGGACGACCGCGAAAGCAGGCTTTCGGTCCTTGGCTGTTGCCCTGGTTGCGCTTGCTGGCCGCCGGGCGGCATTGGCGAGGGCGTTGGTTCGATCCCTTGCGTCTGAGCGCAGAAAACGCGCTTGCTCGCGAACTGCTGACGGCCTACGAGTCCGACCTCGATCTGATTCTGCAGCGCGGCAGTGGTCCGCAAGCCCGCGAACTGGCGGCCTGGCCGAGCGAGGTGCGTGGTTTCGGGCCGATCAAGGCGGCGGCAGCTGCCGCCGCCTGCCAGTCGCGGCAAGCGATGCGGGCGGCGTTGCCGGCAGCGCCTCTGGCCAATGGTTGA
- a CDS encoding class I SAM-dependent methyltransferase, translating to MSDSFSFSPAARQFALQAAAAMLVLSVAWPYYGWQAAALPWAETSYAIGCVGFAFATLSRQPWWWRLIHLLFLPAVWFTHQLQIDPGWFLAAFILLLLVYRGALSGQVPLYLSNRETVAALAELLEQRAGSGSLRFVDLGAGIGSTVITLADHLPQVHCRGVENAPLTWLIGRLLAVGRPNLQWQWEDLWQVDLGQHDVVYAFLSPAPMPQLWEKALREMAPGSLLVSNSFPVPGVVPSRVIEVPCLPARPLYCYEMPGA from the coding sequence ATGTCAGATTCCTTCTCATTCTCGCCAGCCGCCCGTCAGTTTGCCCTGCAGGCGGCGGCAGCGATGCTCGTTCTGTCGGTTGCCTGGCCCTATTACGGCTGGCAGGCGGCGGCGCTGCCTTGGGCTGAAACCAGCTATGCCATCGGTTGCGTCGGATTTGCCTTCGCGACCTTGTCGCGCCAGCCTTGGTGGTGGCGGCTGATTCATCTCTTGTTCCTGCCGGCGGTGTGGTTCACCCATCAGTTGCAGATCGATCCGGGCTGGTTCCTGGCCGCCTTCATCCTGCTCCTGCTGGTCTATCGCGGTGCCTTGTCGGGACAGGTTCCTCTCTACCTGTCGAACCGCGAAACTGTCGCGGCATTGGCCGAGTTGCTTGAACAGCGGGCTGGCTCGGGCAGCCTGCGTTTTGTCGATCTCGGTGCCGGGATCGGTAGCACGGTGATTACGCTGGCCGACCACTTGCCGCAGGTGCACTGCCGGGGTGTCGAAAATGCTCCGTTAACCTGGCTGATCGGCCGCCTGCTGGCGGTTGGGCGGCCTAATCTGCAGTGGCAATGGGAAGATCTGTGGCAGGTTGATCTCGGCCAGCACGACGTGGTTTATGCTTTTCTGTCGCCGGCGCCAATGCCGCAGCTTTGGGAAAAGGCACTGCGCGAGATGGCGCCCGGCAGCCTGTTGGTCAGTAATAGCTTTCCCGTGCCCGGTGTGGTGCCGAGCCGGGTGATCGAGGTGCCTTGCCTGCCGGCGCGGCCCCTGTATTGTTACGAAATGCCGGGGGCTTAG